One window of the Burkholderia ubonensis subsp. mesacidophila genome contains the following:
- the aepY gene encoding phosphonopyruvate decarboxylase produces the protein MIDAAQFVEAARERGFDWYAGVPCSYLTPFINYVLQDPTLHYLSAANEGDAVALIAGATLGGKRGIAMMQNSGLGNAVSPLTSLTWTFRLPQLLIVTWRGQPGVPDEPQHALMGPITPAMLDTMEIPWETFPTDPDAVGPALDRAIAHMDATGRPYALVMQKGSVAPYELKANPAATPRAHVAAQSSSQAASADTLPTRHDALQRVIAHTPVDSTVVLASTGFCGRELYAIDDRPNQLYMVGSMGCVTPLALGLALARPDLKVVAVDGDGAALMRMGAFATLGAYGPANLTHVLLDNGAHESTGGQATVSQHVSFAGVAAACGYASASEGDTLDVLDAALDARADGAQFVRIAIRTGVPDGLPRPTVTPVEVKTRLMRHIGAAQTEAHAEGAH, from the coding sequence ATGATCGATGCGGCCCAGTTCGTCGAGGCCGCGCGCGAACGCGGCTTCGACTGGTACGCGGGTGTGCCCTGCTCGTACCTGACGCCGTTCATCAACTACGTGCTGCAGGACCCGACGCTGCACTACCTGTCGGCCGCGAACGAAGGCGACGCGGTCGCGCTGATCGCAGGAGCCACGCTCGGCGGCAAGCGCGGGATCGCGATGATGCAGAACTCGGGGCTCGGCAACGCGGTGAGCCCGCTCACGTCGCTCACGTGGACGTTCCGCCTGCCGCAGCTGCTGATCGTCACGTGGCGCGGCCAGCCGGGCGTGCCCGACGAGCCGCAGCACGCGCTGATGGGGCCGATCACGCCCGCGATGCTCGACACGATGGAGATCCCGTGGGAGACCTTCCCGACCGATCCCGACGCGGTCGGCCCGGCGCTCGACCGCGCGATCGCGCACATGGACGCGACCGGCCGCCCGTACGCGCTCGTGATGCAGAAAGGCAGCGTCGCGCCGTATGAGCTGAAGGCGAACCCGGCGGCGACGCCGCGCGCGCACGTCGCCGCCCAGTCGTCGTCGCAGGCGGCATCGGCCGATACGCTGCCGACCCGCCACGACGCGCTGCAGCGCGTGATCGCGCACACGCCGGTCGATTCGACCGTCGTGCTCGCGTCGACCGGCTTCTGCGGCCGCGAGCTGTATGCAATCGACGATCGCCCGAACCAGCTGTACATGGTCGGCTCGATGGGCTGCGTGACGCCGCTCGCGCTCGGCCTCGCGCTCGCGCGGCCCGACCTGAAGGTCGTCGCGGTCGACGGCGACGGCGCCGCGCTGATGCGCATGGGCGCGTTCGCGACGCTCGGCGCCTACGGCCCCGCGAACCTCACGCACGTGCTGCTCGACAACGGCGCGCACGAATCGACGGGCGGCCAGGCCACCGTATCGCAGCACGTGTCGTTCGCCGGCGTCGCCGCCGCGTGCGGCTACGCGTCGGCGTCCGAAGGCGACACGCTCGACGTGCTGGACGCGGCGCTGGACGCGCGCGCGGACGGCGCGCAGTTCGTGCGCATCGCGATCCGCACCGGCGTGCCCGACGGGCTGCCCCGCCCGACCGTCACGCCGGTCGAGGTCAAGACCCGCCTGATGCGGCACATCGGCGCCGCACAGACCGAAGCCCACGCTGAAGGAGCCCATTGA
- a CDS encoding DUF1120 domain-containing protein codes for MTVNDPNVDFGRVFGDRIGAKPGTDRRPVASMNRVIAVQCPRAGVVAIRFDGIPSPDGRIRLGSVADYTITVTRVALDGRDVRAGIAPSGSAAAVASVPLVFRQGETLVPYDTNLPVSGRRLDVFVRIDAFRATETALSGEVTVTSEPRFSLVSAP; via the coding sequence ATGACCGTCAACGATCCGAACGTCGATTTCGGCCGGGTGTTCGGCGATCGGATCGGTGCGAAGCCCGGTACCGATCGCCGTCCCGTTGCGTCGATGAATCGTGTGATCGCCGTGCAGTGTCCGCGGGCTGGCGTCGTGGCAATCCGTTTCGACGGCATTCCGTCGCCGGATGGCCGCATCCGCCTTGGCAGCGTGGCCGATTACACGATCACGGTGACGCGCGTCGCACTCGACGGACGGGACGTGCGGGCCGGCATTGCGCCGAGCGGCAGTGCGGCGGCGGTCGCTTCGGTCCCGCTGGTTTTCCGGCAGGGCGAGACGCTCGTTCCGTACGACACGAATCTACCCGTATCAGGCAGGCGTCTCGACGTCTTTGTCCGCATCGATGCATTCCGGGCGACCGAAACGGCGCTGAGCGGGGAGGTGACCGTCACGTCCGAGCCGCGCTTCAGCCTGGTGTCCGCGCCGTGA
- a CDS encoding acyltransferase family protein → MTHRVKQLTGLRAVAVTMVVVGHAEHVAPGGYTGWLAPLRLLADGRLGVLIFFVLSGFLITNVLLGELKRTGSIALAPFYVRRALRIWPACYAYLAVVAILAVAGWIDVSPHQWALAALHLWNYSVGLGLTADTALHPDGAWYLGHFWSLALEEQFYWFWPLLLLFAVRRDNTRWLAALILIVPLVRAGTYFAAPALRGQLRMMFHTGIDPILIGCYVALNRQRLEAWIGSWRGESRIVTAIVCIVLFAMPVIESELRGVWNITYGVTIEAALIGILIVVLNFRHDLWCSRLLQTRPLVFIGTISFSLYLWQQPFANPNLPIPHGFPLGILEAFAAAIASYFLIEKPFLRLKDRYSARGAQRARDGGLRMPAGTDAIGPKVAE, encoded by the coding sequence ATGACACATCGTGTCAAGCAGCTTACCGGGTTGCGCGCCGTCGCGGTAACGATGGTCGTTGTCGGACATGCGGAACACGTCGCGCCCGGCGGCTATACGGGCTGGCTCGCGCCGCTGCGGCTGCTGGCCGACGGCCGGCTCGGCGTACTGATCTTCTTCGTTCTCAGCGGATTCCTGATCACCAACGTGCTGCTGGGCGAACTGAAGCGCACGGGAAGCATCGCGCTGGCGCCGTTCTATGTCCGGCGCGCGCTGCGGATCTGGCCGGCCTGCTACGCGTATCTCGCGGTCGTCGCGATTCTGGCGGTGGCGGGGTGGATCGACGTCAGCCCGCACCAGTGGGCGCTTGCCGCGCTGCATCTGTGGAACTATTCGGTCGGGCTCGGCCTGACCGCCGACACCGCGCTGCATCCCGACGGCGCGTGGTATCTCGGCCATTTCTGGTCGCTGGCGCTCGAGGAGCAGTTCTACTGGTTCTGGCCGCTGCTGCTGCTGTTCGCCGTGCGGCGCGATAACACGCGCTGGCTGGCGGCGCTGATCCTGATCGTGCCGCTCGTTCGCGCGGGCACCTATTTCGCCGCGCCGGCGCTGCGCGGCCAGCTGCGGATGATGTTCCATACGGGCATCGATCCGATCCTGATCGGCTGCTACGTGGCGCTCAACCGGCAGCGGCTGGAGGCGTGGATCGGATCATGGCGCGGCGAGTCGCGCATCGTCACCGCGATCGTCTGCATCGTGCTGTTCGCGATGCCGGTGATCGAATCGGAACTGCGGGGAGTCTGGAATATCACTTACGGCGTGACGATCGAAGCGGCGTTGATCGGCATTCTGATCGTCGTGCTTAATTTTCGACATGATTTATGGTGTTCGCGATTGTTGCAAACCAGGCCGCTCGTGTTTATCGGCACGATTTCATTCAGCCTGTATCTGTGGCAGCAACCGTTCGCCAATCCGAACCTGCCGATCCCGCATGGCTTTCCGCTCGGCATCCTGGAGGCGTTCGCGGCGGCCATAGCCAGCTACTTCCTCATCGAAAAGCCGTTCCTGCGGCTGAAAGACCGCTATTCGGCGCGCGGCGCGCAACGCGCGCGCGACGGCGGGCTGAGGATGCCGGCGGGGACCGATGCGATCGGGCCCAAAGTCGCGGAGTAG
- a CDS encoding PA3715 family protein: MTTLVRFAPLLALAAAPLAHAADDQPCSDGTIAAIARWAGIADSRIAARATNGLVVASACKVMPNAPGTTIAAAAFDSLPKGKNPDDSNKLQVVALVESGKVVAAERSIIEEDAATEVGPDSYRIDTAPYRLSPDVRAFGIVFTSSARGASCPDADAEHELTLWIREGNRIRPVFGTNLYGWVSVEGTACGPGIGDARSESAHLTIAVEKTSSHGFADLSLTARITKTQRKDNAYSDTGKRTARTIVRYDGTSYGIDMFRNFWYPRSAMQ, encoded by the coding sequence ATGACGACGCTCGTTCGCTTTGCCCCGTTGCTGGCGCTTGCCGCCGCTCCCCTCGCCCATGCCGCCGACGATCAGCCTTGCAGCGACGGCACGATCGCCGCCATCGCCCGCTGGGCCGGCATCGCCGACTCGCGCATCGCCGCACGCGCAACGAACGGGCTCGTCGTCGCTTCGGCCTGCAAGGTCATGCCGAACGCGCCGGGCACGACGATCGCGGCCGCCGCGTTCGATTCGCTGCCGAAGGGCAAGAACCCGGACGACAGCAACAAGCTGCAGGTCGTCGCGCTTGTCGAGAGCGGCAAGGTGGTTGCGGCCGAGCGCTCGATCATCGAGGAAGATGCAGCCACGGAAGTCGGCCCGGACAGCTATCGCATCGATACCGCGCCGTACCGGCTGTCGCCCGACGTTCGCGCGTTCGGCATCGTCTTCACGAGCAGTGCCCGCGGTGCAAGCTGCCCCGACGCCGACGCCGAACACGAACTGACCCTGTGGATACGCGAAGGCAACCGCATCCGCCCGGTGTTCGGCACCAACCTCTACGGCTGGGTCAGTGTCGAAGGCACGGCGTGCGGACCCGGCATCGGCGACGCGCGCAGTGAATCCGCGCACCTGACGATCGCCGTCGAGAAGACCTCGAGCCACGGCTTCGCGGACCTGTCTCTCACCGCCCGCATCACGAAAACGCAGCGCAAGGACAACGCATACTCGGACACGGGCAAGCGGACCGCGCGCACGATCGTCCGCTACGACGGCACGTCGTACGGGATCGATATGTTCCGGAACTTCTGGTATCCGCGCTCCGCGATGCAATGA
- the aepX gene encoding phosphoenolpyruvate mutase yields the protein MNAREPNFTESRSARLRRMLVSSDLEFLMEAHNGLSARIVREAGFKGIWASGLAISAQFGVRDNNEASWTQVVDVLEFMADASDLPILLDGDTGYGNFNNVRRLVRKLEQRGIAGVCIEDKQFPKTNSFIDGERQPLAEIDEFCGKIKAGKDSQSDPDFSIVARVEALIAGWGMDEALRRANAYAEAGADAILIHSKLSRPDEILQFAREWSGKAPLVIVPTKYYSTPTDVFRQAGISTVIWANHLIRASASAMQAVAREIHENETLINVEDRVASVNEIFRLQDADEYSAAERIYLSSSSRASNAAIVLAASRGKGLEAVTEDKPKVMLPVAGKPLLRWLVDGFKKHGVNDITVVGGYRADAIDTSGIKVVVNERHAQTGELASLACAAGRLTGDTVISYGDLLFRSYILRDLAESEAEFSVVVDSSLTQPSNQSVRDFALCSAADDRGLFGQKTYLQRVSSDVAEGTPHGRWIGLLNVRGAGVERLKAMLATLQARDDFDTLDIPSLLNELIAAGEKIEVQYVHGHWRGVNDLEDFRRAGDFAHGQTPLSEPGAGNGGAQ from the coding sequence ATGAACGCACGCGAACCCAATTTCACCGAATCGCGCAGCGCCCGCCTGCGCCGCATGCTCGTCAGCAGCGACCTCGAATTCCTGATGGAAGCGCACAACGGCCTGTCCGCGCGGATCGTCCGCGAGGCCGGCTTCAAGGGGATCTGGGCGTCCGGCCTCGCGATCTCCGCGCAGTTCGGCGTGCGCGACAACAACGAGGCGAGCTGGACCCAGGTCGTCGACGTGCTCGAGTTCATGGCCGACGCGAGCGACCTGCCGATCCTGCTCGACGGCGACACCGGCTACGGCAACTTCAACAACGTGCGCCGCCTCGTGAGGAAGCTCGAGCAGCGCGGCATCGCGGGCGTGTGCATCGAGGACAAGCAGTTCCCGAAGACCAACAGCTTCATCGACGGCGAGCGCCAGCCGCTCGCCGAGATCGACGAGTTCTGCGGCAAGATCAAGGCCGGCAAGGATTCGCAGAGCGACCCCGACTTCTCGATCGTCGCGCGCGTCGAGGCGCTGATCGCCGGCTGGGGGATGGACGAGGCGCTGCGCCGCGCGAACGCGTATGCGGAAGCCGGCGCGGACGCGATCCTGATCCACAGCAAGCTGTCGCGCCCGGACGAGATCCTGCAGTTCGCGCGCGAATGGAGCGGCAAGGCGCCGCTCGTGATCGTGCCGACCAAGTACTACAGCACGCCGACCGACGTGTTCCGCCAGGCCGGCATCAGCACCGTGATCTGGGCGAACCATCTGATCCGCGCATCGGCGTCCGCGATGCAGGCCGTCGCGCGCGAGATCCACGAGAACGAAACGCTGATCAACGTCGAGGACCGCGTCGCGTCGGTCAACGAGATCTTCCGCCTGCAGGACGCCGACGAATACTCGGCGGCCGAGCGCATTTACCTGTCGTCGTCGTCGCGCGCGTCGAACGCCGCGATCGTGCTCGCCGCGAGCCGCGGCAAGGGGCTGGAAGCCGTCACCGAAGACAAGCCGAAGGTCATGCTGCCGGTCGCCGGCAAGCCGCTCCTGCGCTGGCTCGTCGACGGCTTCAAGAAGCACGGCGTGAACGACATCACCGTGGTCGGCGGCTACCGCGCCGACGCGATCGACACGTCGGGCATCAAGGTCGTCGTCAACGAGCGTCATGCGCAGACGGGCGAGCTCGCGTCGCTCGCGTGCGCGGCCGGGCGCCTGACCGGCGACACCGTGATCTCGTACGGCGACCTGCTGTTCCGCAGCTACATCCTGCGCGACCTCGCGGAGAGCGAGGCCGAGTTCAGCGTCGTCGTCGATTCGTCGCTGACGCAGCCGTCGAACCAGAGCGTGCGCGACTTCGCGCTCTGCTCGGCCGCCGACGACCGCGGCCTGTTCGGCCAGAAGACCTATCTGCAGCGCGTGTCGAGCGATGTCGCCGAAGGCACGCCGCACGGCCGCTGGATCGGCCTGCTGAACGTGCGCGGCGCGGGCGTCGAGCGCCTGAAGGCGATGCTCGCGACCCTGCAGGCGCGCGACGATTTCGACACGCTCGACATCCCCTCGCTCCTCAACGAGCTGATCGCCGCCGGCGAGAAGATCGAGGTGCAGTACGTGCACGGCCACTGGCGCGGCGTCAACGACCTGGAAGACTTCCGCCGCGCGGGCGATTTCGCGCACGGCCAGACGCCGCTGTCCGAGCCGGGCGCGGGCAACGGAGGCGCGCAATGA
- the pip gene encoding prolyl aminopeptidase, whose amino-acid sequence MYPPIEPYAHGYLDTGDGHQVYWELCGNPEGKPAVFLHGGPGAGCSPDHRRLFDPARYNVLLFDQRGCGRSTPYASLDNNTTWDLVADIERLREMVGARQWLVFGGSWGSALALAYAETHPERVSALIVRGIFTMRRAELLWYYQEGASWLFPDLWEEFLAPIPADERGDLIAAYHRRLTGDDEAAKLDAARAWSTWEGRTIRLLPDPALAEHFADGHFALAFARIENHYFVNHGFVDEGQLLRDAHRLAGIPGVIVQGRYDVATPARTAWDLSKAWPDASLEIVDDAGHAYNEPGILKALIAATDRFAG is encoded by the coding sequence GTGTATCCACCCATCGAACCCTACGCCCACGGCTACCTCGACACCGGCGACGGCCACCAGGTCTACTGGGAGCTGTGCGGCAACCCGGAGGGCAAGCCGGCAGTGTTCCTGCACGGCGGCCCCGGCGCCGGCTGCAGTCCCGACCATCGCCGGCTCTTCGATCCCGCGCGCTACAACGTGCTGCTGTTCGACCAGCGCGGCTGCGGCCGGTCGACGCCGTACGCGAGCCTCGACAACAACACGACCTGGGATCTCGTCGCCGACATCGAGCGGCTGCGCGAGATGGTCGGCGCCCGGCAGTGGCTCGTGTTCGGCGGCTCGTGGGGCAGCGCGCTCGCGCTGGCCTACGCGGAAACCCACCCGGAACGCGTGAGCGCGCTGATCGTGCGCGGCATCTTCACGATGCGCCGCGCGGAACTGCTGTGGTACTACCAGGAAGGCGCGTCGTGGCTGTTTCCGGACCTGTGGGAAGAATTCCTCGCGCCGATCCCGGCCGACGAGCGCGGCGACCTGATCGCCGCGTACCATCGCCGCCTGACCGGCGACGACGAAGCCGCGAAGCTCGACGCCGCGCGCGCGTGGAGCACGTGGGAAGGTCGCACGATCCGGCTGCTGCCCGACCCCGCGCTCGCCGAGCACTTCGCGGACGGACACTTCGCGCTCGCGTTCGCGCGCATCGAAAACCACTACTTCGTGAACCACGGTTTCGTCGACGAGGGCCAGCTGCTGCGCGACGCGCATCGCCTGGCCGGCATTCCGGGCGTGATCGTGCAGGGGCGCTATGACGTTGCGACGCCCGCCCGCACCGCGTGGGATCTGTCGAAGGCGTGGCCCGACGCGTCGCTCGAGATCGTGGACGATGCCGGCCATGCGTACAACGAGCCGGGCATCCTGAAGGCGCTGATCGCCGCGACGGACCGGTTCGCGGGGTAG
- a CDS encoding phosphocholine cytidylyltransferase family protein — translation MRAIILAAGLGLRLQQPPEAQFPKCLLRFDDASLLERHLRVLDAAGVDEIVLALGFQSGKVEEELKRLGRRAEIVLNERYDLGSVLTVHTAADAMTRGGDVLLMDADVLYDENILHALVANPDQPVDRLLIDRDFEAGDEPVKLCLKNGVPVELRKQLAVDLDYDTIGESVGFFRFTEHTARRLAAIVAGYVDSGRANMPHEEAVRDLLLEGGHSFDVADVTGAPWIEIDFPNDVARATQDILPLIQRTTAGATR, via the coding sequence ATGCGAGCCATCATTCTTGCGGCAGGCCTCGGCTTGCGCCTGCAGCAACCTCCCGAAGCGCAATTCCCGAAGTGTCTGCTGCGCTTCGACGACGCCTCGCTGCTCGAGCGCCACTTGCGCGTGCTCGACGCCGCCGGCGTCGACGAGATCGTGCTGGCGCTGGGCTTCCAGTCCGGCAAGGTCGAGGAAGAACTGAAGCGCCTCGGCCGCCGCGCGGAAATCGTGCTGAACGAGCGCTACGATCTCGGCAGCGTGCTGACCGTGCATACGGCCGCCGACGCGATGACGCGCGGCGGCGACGTGCTGCTGATGGACGCCGACGTGCTGTACGACGAAAACATCCTGCACGCGCTCGTGGCCAACCCCGACCAGCCGGTCGACCGCCTGCTGATCGACCGCGATTTCGAAGCGGGCGACGAGCCCGTCAAGCTGTGCCTGAAGAACGGCGTGCCGGTCGAGCTGCGCAAGCAGCTCGCCGTCGACCTCGACTACGACACGATCGGCGAATCGGTCGGCTTCTTCCGCTTCACCGAACACACCGCGCGCCGCCTCGCGGCGATCGTCGCGGGCTACGTCGACAGCGGCCGCGCGAACATGCCGCACGAGGAAGCCGTGCGCGACCTGCTGCTCGAAGGCGGCCATTCGTTCGACGTCGCCGACGTGACGGGCGCGCCGTGGATCGAGATCGACTTCCCGAACGATGTCGCGCGCGCCACGCAGGACATCCTCCCCCTGATTCAACGCACTACCGCCGGAGCTACACGATGA
- a CDS encoding fimbria/pilus chaperone family protein yields MSHLARLLSALLPLFLTAGTAASAHAAGMVPETSVVLIDEAVGEAAMKIRNTDDKSALLYTIIEHVPDDQEKLFTVTPPVARVDPGQTQLVRFILTNKTPLKTERLARVVFDSIGERKDPDASVVAIRIRQNLPVVIHPKGLPVNREPWKLLKWEAVDGKLRVVNASPYVVRLGATVQLLPAGKQAYLPNTYMLPGQSTYVMMPKDDKRNAAQRKQAGKGGDATAETKAEVEEMLKLSPGATSIRIQPATSYGYMADIYEARIENGVDGQVVGAGAGRSDSPSR; encoded by the coding sequence ATGTCCCATCTCGCACGCTTGTTGTCAGCACTGCTGCCCCTCTTTCTGACCGCCGGTACGGCCGCATCCGCGCACGCGGCAGGCATGGTTCCGGAAACGTCCGTCGTGCTGATCGACGAGGCGGTCGGGGAGGCCGCGATGAAAATCAGGAACACGGACGACAAGTCGGCGCTGCTCTACACGATCATCGAACACGTACCCGACGATCAGGAAAAGTTGTTCACCGTGACGCCCCCGGTCGCGCGGGTCGACCCCGGCCAGACGCAACTGGTTCGTTTCATCCTGACGAACAAGACACCGCTCAAGACGGAACGGCTCGCACGAGTCGTCTTCGACAGCATCGGCGAGCGAAAGGATCCGGATGCGAGCGTCGTGGCGATTCGTATTCGCCAGAACCTGCCCGTGGTCATTCACCCGAAGGGGCTGCCGGTCAATCGCGAGCCATGGAAATTGCTGAAATGGGAAGCCGTGGACGGCAAGTTGCGAGTCGTGAACGCGAGCCCGTACGTCGTGCGGCTTGGCGCGACCGTCCAGCTCCTTCCGGCCGGGAAGCAGGCGTATTTGCCGAATACCTACATGCTGCCGGGGCAGTCCACGTACGTGATGATGCCGAAGGATGACAAGCGCAACGCTGCGCAACGCAAGCAGGCCGGGAAGGGCGGCGATGCAACGGCCGAGACGAAGGCCGAGGTCGAGGAGATGCTCAAGCTCTCTCCGGGCGCCACATCGATTCGCATTCAGCCTGCGACCAGTTACGGCTATATGGCGGATATCTACGAGGCGAGGATCGAAAACGGAGTGGATGGTCAGGTCGTGGGCGCCGGCGCAGGACGGAGCGATTCGCCGTCCCGCTGA
- a CDS encoding DUF1120 domain-containing protein, whose amino-acid sequence MNRIKLNPAIGAMAIGIAMMSAAPHAFAQSSAVLKVTGTIVPPACTPTFEGGDTIDFGQVSPRADFSKVGEKRTSLRISCTSPSFIAFKVTDNRNGTQVNRNALANGTSTVMSWLVPNLANEGGGIMGWNDQLFGLGKTTKGTKIGAYSMQLGAAKVTGSTSGGIGSMTNMAVTTGVSLSDWMPAVGGMADSTYKAIVGKLPLLNASHGLWITRSGTTGTVGGLLGGDTGLYIAKNFKYSAVNAFNVGNALSVVPLVGGGVAHAINGTNFTFPIKVRAMLNSASALGTGTAETLDGQATFDLVYI is encoded by the coding sequence ATGAATCGAATCAAATTGAACCCCGCTATTGGTGCGATGGCGATCGGCATCGCAATGATGAGCGCTGCGCCGCATGCTTTCGCGCAGTCGTCCGCGGTGCTGAAGGTGACCGGAACGATCGTTCCTCCGGCTTGTACGCCGACGTTCGAGGGCGGCGATACGATCGATTTCGGCCAGGTATCGCCTCGCGCGGATTTCAGCAAGGTCGGCGAGAAGAGGACGTCGCTGCGAATCTCTTGCACGTCGCCGTCGTTCATCGCGTTCAAGGTCACCGATAACCGGAACGGCACGCAGGTCAACCGGAACGCGCTGGCGAACGGGACGAGCACGGTGATGAGCTGGCTGGTGCCCAATCTCGCGAACGAGGGCGGCGGCATCATGGGCTGGAACGATCAGCTGTTCGGCCTCGGCAAGACGACCAAGGGCACGAAAATCGGTGCATATTCGATGCAGCTCGGCGCGGCGAAGGTCACGGGTTCGACGAGCGGCGGTATTGGCTCGATGACGAACATGGCCGTCACGACGGGTGTGTCGCTGAGCGACTGGATGCCGGCCGTGGGCGGCATGGCCGATTCGACATATAAGGCCATCGTCGGCAAGCTCCCCCTCCTCAACGCGTCTCACGGTCTGTGGATCACGCGCAGCGGAACGACCGGGACGGTCGGCGGCCTGCTCGGTGGCGATACCGGTCTGTACATCGCGAAGAACTTCAAGTATTCGGCTGTGAACGCCTTCAACGTCGGTAATGCGCTGTCCGTCGTGCCGCTGGTCGGCGGCGGCGTTGCGCATGCGATCAACGGGACGAACTTCACGTTCCCGATCAAGGTGCGTGCGATGCTGAACTCGGCGAGCGCGCTGGGTACCGGCACGGCCGAGACTCTGGATGGCCAGGCGACGTTTGACCTCGTCTACATCTGA
- a CDS encoding 2-aminoethylphosphonate aminotransferase yields the protein MLLLNPGPVTLTERVRRSLLQPDLCHRESEFFDLQDEARARLVAAYELDPAEWAAVLMTGSGTAAVESMIAALVPQGGKLLVIENGVYGERIAQIATQYGIAHDVLKHEWMQAPDLAQIAARLDAGGFSHVAVIHHETTTGRLNDLGAIADVCRARGVKLLVDGVSSFGAEAIDFAGGDIDAVAATANKCLHGVPGAAFVIVRRSALAQAASRTYYLDLGRLAKLQDQRNTPFTPSVHAYYALVEALREFDEAGGWRARHARYKALADQAQAGLAARGMPLVLPEGASSVVLRAYRLPKGVTYEQLHDGLKTRGFVIYAGQGGLSKELFRISTMGAIEAADVERLLDGFTALTR from the coding sequence ATGCTGCTGCTGAACCCCGGCCCGGTAACGCTGACCGAACGCGTGCGCCGCAGCCTGCTGCAACCCGACCTGTGCCATCGCGAAAGCGAGTTCTTCGACCTGCAGGACGAGGCGCGCGCGCGTCTCGTCGCGGCGTACGAGCTCGATCCGGCCGAATGGGCCGCCGTGCTGATGACGGGCTCGGGCACCGCCGCCGTCGAAAGCATGATCGCGGCGCTCGTCCCGCAGGGCGGCAAGCTGCTCGTGATCGAGAACGGCGTGTACGGCGAGCGGATCGCGCAGATCGCGACGCAGTACGGGATCGCGCACGATGTGCTGAAGCACGAATGGATGCAGGCGCCCGACCTCGCGCAGATCGCCGCGCGGCTCGACGCGGGCGGCTTCTCGCACGTCGCCGTGATCCATCACGAAACGACGACCGGCCGCCTGAACGACCTCGGCGCGATCGCCGACGTGTGCCGCGCACGCGGCGTGAAGCTGCTCGTCGACGGCGTCAGCAGCTTCGGCGCGGAGGCGATCGATTTTGCGGGCGGCGACATCGATGCGGTCGCCGCGACCGCGAACAAGTGCCTGCACGGCGTGCCGGGCGCGGCGTTCGTGATCGTGCGCCGCAGCGCGCTCGCGCAAGCCGCGAGCCGCACGTACTACCTCGACCTCGGCCGCCTCGCGAAGCTGCAGGACCAGCGCAACACGCCGTTCACGCCGTCGGTGCACGCGTACTACGCGCTCGTCGAGGCGCTGCGCGAATTCGACGAAGCCGGCGGCTGGCGCGCGCGCCATGCACGCTACAAGGCGCTCGCCGACCAGGCGCAAGCGGGCCTCGCCGCGCGCGGGATGCCGCTCGTGCTGCCCGAGGGCGCGTCGTCGGTCGTGCTGCGCGCGTACCGTCTGCCAAAGGGCGTGACGTACGAACAGCTGCACGACGGGCTGAAGACGCGCGGCTTCGTGATCTACGCGGGGCAAGGCGGGCTGTCGAAGGAACTGTTCCGCATCTCGACGATGGGCGCGATCGAAGCGGCCGACGTCGAGCGGCTGCTGGACGGGTTCACGGCGCTCACGCGCTGA